GGATATTAGTgggattggctggctggcttCAGCTGTTTACCCTGGGAATAATATTACAGGTCAGCCAGTCAGATGAATCACGCAGCACGGACCCGACTTTCATCAAAAGAAGACAAAGGATAATACGTCTATTATCATTCgcatgaagaataaacaatTAGCCTTTGATGCTCACCTCGGCGTGCAGCTGACTTCCTGTCGGGCATGCAGGCCCAGGAGCGCACACGGCGGCTCCAGGTGTGAAGAAATGCCGTGCGGTACACTGTGTTGGGGGCAAAGTTACCGGCGGTTACAGGGTCCTTGGCTATCAGACAACATCtcttgtacattttttttttgaagactaCAGAGATTAATCCCTTTGTTCTTTTCTTATCAAAAAATGAGTAATTGTTTATCCAGTCAGAAAACCAGGTAGTTTTGGGGCCGGGTCTGGGTCAAACTTATTTGAAGTCATTTAACTCTATAGTCACCAGtaaaatacatgtacagtactcactgtttttaatttttgccaaaacaaaataattgttttatatgATTGCACAATTTGGGTGTAAAATTTTTGATTGAAAATACTTGGTGGACATGCAGTAGTGGTTTTACGTAAGAACAAAATGTATATAGtatacatattttcaaatatatatatatatacacgtaccggccacttcattaggtacacctgttcaactgcttaacacaaatatctaatcagccaatcatgtggcagcaactcaatgcatttaggcatgtagacatagTCAAGATGATCTGCTGAAGTATAAACCAAGCATCATTTGTATCCCCGTAATCTTTTAAAATTGGGTTTAAACCTGTTACTCAGATTTGGACCATTTAAATGGATGGTCATCCACCCATACGAGGTTGGATCTGTAATTGAAAATGCAATCTGtggacaatttttaaaaagcaagccTGCACATTATCTATCACCCTTCTCCGTATATGGACGCTATCACTCAgttgccagcaaaaaaaaattggttgcCAGTTAGGCATGTAAAATTCTGTTCACATATTCCACTTACTGAGtctatgttttattcatttatcatgAGTAAACTAACCCCACTGTTACTACACaatgttaacatttaaatgaaattatttgctGTACATTCTTATCTTAGCTTCTGTAAAATGAGTTGCCATGTTGGATGGGTTGAGAGTGAGGCCGATTGAATAGAGCAACAGTGCTACATGACTCGTTTGAACCAAtaataagaaagaaaatcacTTTGATTTGTGATCAAAGCAAACAGGATGGTGAATTACAGTTAGCTACAGCAATACAGTATTTAGATATAACTCACAgagtgcattcatttatacagagGACACCCAACAGTATGCACCAGTCAATCATGTTTTTGCCGATGTTGTTTATCCAAATGATCGTGTCCTGATTGTGAtgcatatatttaataaatatagaaaaacagatttattaATCATAAGCAGAGATGTGAGagaatagtcttttttttgttgctttatgATCCCACTTCATGAGACAACAGTGTGCCTGTTTCACCTGCATAAATTATCATAGTAAGTGAAACATAAGGACATGAAATCCTTTGCTGTGGTATTGCAGTAAATTTGTTCCAGACAACTATTCACCGTGTCCATGAAACTAATTCAAATGAGGCCGAAAACCTCACCACGCAAAGCGGCTCCATTACATAAAGGTATGATTATGTTACCGAGGCTTGTTTAGATATAAAAATACCAATTAACACCAGTGACTCATCACGTACAACTATGCCTGTTCATGTGTAAAGCATATCAAGTTCCAAATCATTACGCTGCAGGAACAAAATATGCGTGACCCCTAGCAAGATCTTATCAGAGCTACAGTTGTGGTTAGGAAAACAATAGTTTGTTTCAGGGCATTTCTCTTTATACAGCCTGTTAACTCTTTGACTTTATATTGATGCAGTCTTTAAACCGGAGGTGGACATGTCaccaaaaatgaatgtattacaGTTTTCATCCACATCATATAACCCACAGATTAGGAAATCTGGGAACTTTGCCCATATGGTACAGTAATTTGAAAGGCAAGATATCATTACTGGGAAGTCCCTGAAAACATagtattgtttaatttaatcattaCTGCCCGGTGACACTGGGGATAATGTTGTATTATGAGTTGTGACTTTTTGCTATAGTGTAAATTATTTCACCATTACTTCCTGGCCACCCATGGGATATCACAGGCTCAAAACTTATTTCGCAGCAAACAGTAAAATTGCCTTAACACTTCAGTGGAAGCATAGCTATCAATaagatcatttaaataaaatcacacgAGAAGACCTATGTGTAGCTCTTTAATCTTGGAATGAATAAATGCCTTGGTTAGAGAACTGGTTGCAATGGCACCATGCGATTTTAATGCGAACAGTTAAACGGGATTCATAGTGATGGTGCTGTTTTGAAGACATCGATGTCTGCTGTGAGCACAGTTAAGACCCCGTTCTTCCCACTGGTCGCTTTAATACTCCGCACTTGACCGGTGGAATGCAGGCCCAGGACCCAGCCAAATAGCTGTTAGCAGCAGCGCAGGTAAATGGAGCAATCTGCAGAGCTTCGTCAGGCCTCTCTGACTGACGGTTGGAATGTTTCTGATGAGAagtcgctcgctcgctcgcctcGCAACACGCAGATGCAGCGGTGTTGAGTTAAGAAACCTCAAGAATGATAAAAATCGCCAtcgccatttcatttcatttccaccatctgtgtgtgtacgtaccaGTTATCTGGTTCTCAGTTCTCTGTTAAGAAATACGGTAATTGTGGCCGTAAAACCCACAcagtgcatgtttttaaaaaattttttttatgggAGTGCTAATGCTGTAGCACTGCTTATTAAACCCACAAAACAAAAGGTGCAACATGGAATGAAACGTGATCAGAAATGTAAGATTAAGGGGAGGTGGAAATAAGTtgtttgatttcattatttattttacttttactggCAAAGGTTGTAGTGTTTCCAGACCTCAAGAAAGCCAGCCAGTTGGAAAAGCAGGTGGAAAGCCAGGGAGCACTGTACGCAGCCAAAGCGGAGCCCTGCTTCTATCATCAGGTTAGGGGTAATCCCAAAATGGCTAAACAGATAGATGCACACTGTCCTTTTTTCCAGGATGAGAGATTACTGGCAGGGGTGTCTATGTTGAGTGCAGGAAAATATGGGAGGTATTCTAatgttgtgtctgtttttatttgacacAGGCTTTGGTGAGCACAAAAGtttctcttcatttaaaaaaatgtattctaggagagagaagcagagttCCTACAGTGATGCATTACTCAAGAAAAGAAGAACACCATTATTTTACAGGGATATTAGTCTTGGAAAGAAGCACGATGTTTTTATACACACAGTAGTAGGACCTTGGACGCATTCATAAAGCTGGGGCGAGGGAAATAGTAGCATTTAAATTGTCTCTGCAAAAaagttgaatacattttctaaaattgatggtaaaataatgcaaatcttttttttttttaaccagaaaaCGACTACAAGACCTTAATTCTGTGAGAAttcaatgaattaatttaataagaATTCAGGTAAAGCTGACCTGCATCCGGAAATAAAGAGCTCCTAGAcgagtggtaaccaaccctgttcccggagatctactattctgttggttttcatttcaaccttaatttggcacatctgattctaGTAATTAGctgctcaacaagatctctaactgttgaatgaggtgtgctttgttagagttggagtaaaaacctatacgacggtagatctccaggaaaagtTTGTTACCACTGTCCAAAACAATACGAATTCACGAGTCATTGACCTGACAATGGCAGTACTACTGTTCGCCGCTAGATGGCAAACATCCATCAAAGCTTGAGGACACATCACCTCAAGCTTGATATCTTTGTAAAATCAGGTGCTTTTGCAAACTACACATTTAAGGATTATTTGCAAGTCCATTTCTCTCCTGTAAAATGTTTCCACCTGTTGCTTGTCATTCCTCTGTTCTGTTATCCCTCTTTGTGCCTCAAGCTCATATTTAGCAAGCTCATAGTAGCACATTATTTGATTAGCTGCTGTTCAGTACGTAGCATAGGGGGTGTGCAACCCGAGTCCTGGACAACCACTGGAGCCGCAGGTCTCATTGTAACTCAGTccttaatttatcaattaatgCAGTTAACTACAGCAGTTAATTACACTAAGACTGTTAGACTCTGGTTTCTTGTATCTGAAATAGTTGCTGATTTTACAGCTCTCCGTTGCCAGAGCTGAAGACCCCTGATGCAGCATGTAGTGTTGTCTGGGGACCCCTGCGTAGGCTGGTTTTAGTTCCAGCTGAAATATCAATTTCCATCACCAATGAGCTGTTAATTTAGCTTTGTCAATAAAGGGGGGCATATTATGTAGAcctgattgattgactggttGATGAAGAAGAAAAGTCACCACGCAATCCTAAACTCAGAACGTGTGACAACTAcctagttttttttctgctttactCTGCTTCCCTTCAATGCTACATTCACTCAACACAATTAGcagatttccttttttcaccTGATCTATAGAGCATGGACAGGTGAAAGCAATATGGCAGAAGCCATACCTAGTCAATCAGTAGTCACTTTATAATTAGTGAATTCACAAACTATTTTgagggaggtgaaggagggTGCTATTTCAGAGCATTTGGACAGGGCCCTGATCTGACTCcaccccattaaaaaaaaaaaaaaaaaaactttattgtcaaAATTGATTGTCAGTTAGCAAATTGAAGGAGAAATCCCAATCCAGCTAGGAGACATGTGATAATCAATCACCAGCAAGATGTGTATACCTCTTTTTAAGTGATGAATATCAGCTGTGGTAGAAACTCAGACCACTATACTCAGGCCAGTATTGTTTTAGCAAGGATTTTCAGAGGGTGGGAGAATTATGGCAGTTTTAAATTCTGAAGTCATACGTTTTACTCTTCTCTTAAGCCTTTGCATGGCATGTTTATGCCATAAGGAAAATCTGCAGGAACGTTTGTTTTTAAGTTCGCTGGGTCTGACAAGTCGACCCAAACCGGCAGCCCAGTTCCCGGTGCCTTCCTTGCTCTGGAAAATCTTCAAGGGGACCAAAATGCCAGAGTTCTCTGCTCAGGATAATGACCCCTGCACTGTGTCTGAGTTTGGAGTTCGAGGAAATATTGTGCGATTTGTTCAAGATCAAGGTGGGCTTTTCCGCTGGCTCCACCACCCTGTTGGAAAAAGTATTGTTGTGGCACTCTGCAGGTATTGCATAAGCCTCCAGGTTGTCGTTGTTTATGATAACCGGTTCGCGTTATCTTTGTGGAGGTTGAGGATTAGAAAATCACACCTCTCAAATCAGATGCTAAATGTAGAACTGACATGAGGTTTCATGCACAAAACCTATGCTGTTCCTTTTATCATGTCATGTCTCAACATGCAAGTTTGTTAAAAATTACTGTCTTAGGTTACATTCACGTTTAGGATTTCTGGCTGATCCAAATGTCTTGTTTTAACAGGGAGGATACTCTCTGTGTCCAGTGATCTCTGTCCAGGCTGTGTAGAGAAGCTTCTCTTCTTCAACGTATCTGCACTGGAGACGGCTGAACAGCTGACATTTGCCCAGTTGGAAATAAGACTCCAGCAGGACTTCCACCCCCTGTCACCTCGTGCCAGGGAACAGGAGGTCTACAGCATGTCCCTCTGGAAGGTTCTGAAGGCCACTCTGAAGGGCATCTCCCCAGAAATGACCCGGAAGCTCCTGCTGTCCCAGTCGATCCGGCTGACCCCGGGGTCCATCGCGCTGAGCCTGACCGACGTGGTGAAGGCGTGGAGGAAACCCGGCCGGAACTACGGCCTGGTGCTAGCGCTGCGCCCAGACGCTACCGCCGCGGCTGCCACCCGCCTCGCCCAGAACGTTGTGTCCCCGCATCACGTCGGCGCGGCGTTCCCAGAGTTCCACGCCTCCCTCCCGGACTTTCGTGCCTCGCTGGTGGTGGTGTCCCTCAATCCCCTGCAGTGCAGGTCCAGGCGGCGGAGGAGCGCGCTCTACCTCCCCGTGACGCCCAGCAACGTGTGCAAACCCCGTCGGCTCTACATCGACTTCAAGGACGTGGGCTGGCAGGACTGGATCATCGCTCCCCAGGGGTACATGGCCAATTACTGCCACGGGGAGTGCCCCTTCCCCCTGAGCGAGAGCCTGAACGGGACCAACCATGCCATCCTACAGACCCTCGTCCACTCTTTGGACTCTGTGGggaccccccagccctgctgcgTACCCATAAAACTCTCCCCCATCTCAATGCTGTACTACGACAACAATGACAATGTGGTCCTGCGCCACTACGAGGACATGATTGTGGATGAGTGTGGCTGTAGATGAAGAACATTGAATGAATGTCCATTTTTATCTCTACTGTTGtgttataaagaaataaactttgtcttttaaaatgtaatttcatctttattttactttgcatCTAACTGTAAATGTAAGTTTTATAACCCTGACTTGGTGTCCAAATTCTATGTATGTTAGAGGACGGGTTAACggttagtttttaaaaatatttttaaaagaactgttTGTAGAAGATTGAGTCCATGCGTTGGTGCTTTTGGCTTTCTGTTCCTGATGCTCACGGTAGGTTCACCCTGACAGTTGCAGCTTGCTGCTCTTTAATTTTAAGTTTCTGCAAGAATGTTTAGTCGTTAAAGTTCATTGCTTGCATGGAAAAGAAACCAGGCAATGATGTCTGCTTCAGcagctgtgtttaaaaatgggGGAAGCATGCTCTCATGAATAGGATATGCAGCAGGACTGGCTCTCCCTGCTGAACATTTCAATAGGAGGACTGTTCCACTGTCAGTAGATCAATAAGTATTACATATTTTACGAAATGAATTTATTCATGAAGCTGgatcattctgttttttttggcagaaaagttcaatgcaatattttatttgccaAGTGCAAACTTGTACAGGGTTGG
This window of the Anguilla anguilla isolate fAngAng1 chromosome 1, fAngAng1.pri, whole genome shotgun sequence genome carries:
- the gdf3 gene encoding protein DVR-1; the encoded protein is MACLCHKENLQERLFLSSLGLTSRPKPAAQFPVPSLLWKIFKGTKMPEFSAQDNDPCTVSEFGVRGNIVRFVQDQGRILSVSSDLCPGCVEKLLFFNVSALETAEQLTFAQLEIRLQQDFHPLSPRAREQEVYSMSLWKVLKATLKGISPEMTRKLLLSQSIRLTPGSIALSLTDVVKAWRKPGRNYGLVLALRPDATAAAATRLAQNVVSPHHVGAAFPEFHASLPDFRASLVVVSLNPLQCRSRRRRSALYLPVTPSNVCKPRRLYIDFKDVGWQDWIIAPQGYMANYCHGECPFPLSESLNGTNHAILQTLVHSLDSVGTPQPCCVPIKLSPISMLYYDNNDNVVLRHYEDMIVDECGCR